GCTTCGCGGCGGGCAGCGCGGGCACGTCCACCGAGAGAATCAGCTCCCCGTGCTCGAGCACCGTCTCGCGCTGGGGCGTGGTGCCGGGCAGGAGGTGGAAGTCGGTGAAGGGGATGGAGCGCTCGCCCTTGTCGCCCTTCACGCGCACGGTGGCGCCCAGGGCCGCGAGCGCCACGGCCATGTCCGAGGGGTGGGTGGCGATGCACGCCTCGCTGACACCCAGCACCGCATGGCCGCGGTTGATGCCCTCGAGCGCCGAGCAGCCCGTGCCGGGCTCGCGCTTGTTGCAGCGGGTGGAGGTGTCGCGGAAGTACGAACAGCGGGTGCGCTGCATGACGTTGCCGCCCACCGTGGCCATGTTGCGCAACTGCGCCGAGGCGCCCGCGAGCAGGGCCTGGGACAGCAGCGGGTAGCGCTCCTTGACGAGCGGATGGAAGGCCACGTCGCTGTTGCGCGCGAGCGCGCCCAGCCGCAGGCCTCCATCGGGCAGCTCCTCCACCTGGGCGAGCGGCAGCTTGCGCACGTCCACGAGGACGGCGGGCTTCTCCACGCCCAACTTCATCAAGTCCAGCAGGGTCGTTCCGCCCGCGAGGAAGGTGGCCTCGGGGGTGCGACGCACCCGCTCCGCGCCGGAGCTCAGCTCCTGCGCCTGCTCATATTGAAAGGGATTCATGCGCGAGACCTGGAGGCTACTGTTTGGCGTTCTGCCGCACCTGCTGGATGGCGGCGATGATGTTGGGGTAGGCGCTGCACCGGCAGATGTTTCCGCTCATCGCCTCGCGCACGTCGTCGTCCGCGGGCCCGCAGGGCTCGGACATGAGGCCCACGGCGCTCATGATCTGTCCCGGCGTGCAGTAGCCGCACTGCAGCGCGTCACAGGTGAGGAAGGCCTCCTGCATCGGGTGCAGCTTGTCGCCCTCGGCCAGGCCCTCCACGGTGCGCACCTCGGCGCCCTGGTTCATGACGGCGAGCGACAGACAGCTCAGCTCGCGCCGGCCGTTCACCAGCACCGTGCACGCGCCGCACTGGCCGTGGTCACAGCCCTTCTTGGTGCCGGTCATGTCCAGGCGCTCACGCAGCGCGTCCAGCAGGCTGGTGCGCGTGTCCACCTTCACCGTCCGGGGCTGGCCGTTGAGGGTGAACGACACGTCCACGTCACCGGTGGCCGGGGGCGAGGAAGGAGTACCGGGAGGGGTGGGGGTGTCGGGGGTGGACGGGGTATGGCTGCAACCGTCCAACAACAGGGCTCCGCCGACGGTCACGGTAGCGGTGGCGATGAACTCCCGGCGGGTGGCGCCCTCCGTGCTCTCGGAGGTGGGGGTCTCCGGACGTGTGGAAGCGTCCGGAGAGGTGTTCTTCGGGTCCGTCATTGCTGCTCCATTTCGGAAGACAACGGCCCGCACGCTAACGCGAAGAACGCGCGCGCGCCCCTACTTCTCTTGGACCGCGGAGCGCGTCATGACATGGCGTGAAGTGGCCGTGGATGCGCGGTCCGTCAAGCCGGAAAGGATCTCGTGGAGCACCGTCAGCAGCACCACGCATCCGAGGATCTGCCACCCGATGACCCAGAGGCCGAAGCGCGCCCCGAGCAGGCCCGCGAGACTCGGCAGGACGGCGATCCCCAGCGTCGCGGCGCTTACCTGGAAGCCCACCGCGTGAGCAGCCGCGTCCTGGCCCACCCTTCGGGGGGTCTCGGACATGAGGGCTGGAAAAATGGAGGAGATCGAGAATCCCAGCAGGCCCAACCCGAGCGCGGGAGGCAGTGAGGGAAGGGCGAAGAGGAGCGCGCCCACGACGGCCAGCGCGGTGCTCAGCCGCAGCAGCCGCACGGGGCCGATGCGCTCGATGACGAAGCCGAGCGAGATGCGTCCGGCGAGCAGGCATCCCCAGAAGATGCTGACCCAGGTGCCCGCCTCCGCCGTGCCCAGGCCGCGCTCCTCGGTGAGGATCGTGTAGCTCCACTGGCCCGCGCTGACCTCGATGCCCGTGTAGACGAAGAAGATGAGGATTTGCAACCACACCGCGGGGCGGCGCAGGGCCTCGAGGGCTCCCACCGTGGGCGTCACGTCACCCGCCCCGCCCGACTCGTTGGAGGTGGAGGCGGAGCCCCCGGGGGCTCCGTCCCATTGCCGGCGCATCAGCACGAAGGACAGCGCGAGGGTGCCCAGCAGCGCGGCGATGACGGCATAGCCCGCGCGCCACCCCGCGTCGCGCGCGAGCAGCGCCGTGGTGAGCACGGGACCCAGGGCCGCGCCGGTGCTGTAGGCCGCGTGCAGCCAGTTCATGTGGCGCGCGCCGAAGTGCTGGGCGGCGTAGGTGTTGAGCCCGGCGTCGATGGCGCCCGAGCCGAAGCCGATGACACCAGAGGCCATCAGGAACAGGGGGAAGTAGGGAAGGGTGGCGTAGCCGGTGATGCCGAGCGTGACGAGCACGGTGCTGGCCACCAGCAGCAGGCCGACCCCGAGCGCGCGCATGAGCCGGCCCACGAGCAGGCCCGAGACGAAGTAGGAGGCCGCCCCCGTGGCGAGGATGATGCCCATGCCCGCCTGGGGCAGCTCGAAGGTGTGGCGGATGGAGGGCCAGGAGACGCCGAGCACGGCGTCGGGCAGCCCGAGGCTCACGAAGGCCAGGTACGCGAGCGCGAGGAGGAGCGGGCGGGGAGGAGCGGGCGGATAGGACGTGGTCGGGGCACTCATGGGCGGCGCGATGTATACGCGCCCTGGAATCGCCGTCCCAGACCCGTTCACCGGTGGGGCGCGGGACCCGGGGGAATAATGATGAACAGGGTGACACTCTGGCGTCGCGTCGGGTCAGGGAATCCTCTCACCATCGATGTTCGACGGAGCGGACCGGAGCGCGCCAGCGAAGGCGGTGACCCGGTAGTAGTACTTGCCCGGGGCCACCCGCGAGTCCACGAACGTCCTGGTGTTGGCGCCCACCCGGGCGATCTGCTGGAAGGTGATGGGCGAGGTCTGGAGGCCGCGCTCGACGATGA
Above is a window of Cystobacter fuscus DNA encoding:
- a CDS encoding MFS transporter, translating into MSAPTTSYPPAPPRPLLLALAYLAFVSLGLPDAVLGVSWPSIRHTFELPQAGMGIILATGAASYFVSGLLVGRLMRALGVGLLLVASTVLVTLGITGYATLPYFPLFLMASGVIGFGSGAIDAGLNTYAAQHFGARHMNWLHAAYSTGAALGPVLTTALLARDAGWRAGYAVIAALLGTLALSFVLMRRQWDGAPGGSASTSNESGGAGDVTPTVGALEALRRPAVWLQILIFFVYTGIEVSAGQWSYTILTEERGLGTAEAGTWVSIFWGCLLAGRISLGFVIERIGPVRLLRLSTALAVVGALLFALPSLPPALGLGLLGFSISSIFPALMSETPRRVGQDAAAHAVGFQVSAATLGIAVLPSLAGLLGARFGLWVIGWQILGCVVLLTVLHEILSGLTDRASTATSRHVMTRSAVQEK
- a CDS encoding (2Fe-2S)-binding protein, whose protein sequence is MTDPKNTSPDASTRPETPTSESTEGATRREFIATATVTVGGALLLDGCSHTPSTPDTPTPPGTPSSPPATGDVDVSFTLNGQPRTVKVDTRTSLLDALRERLDMTGTKKGCDHGQCGACTVLVNGRRELSCLSLAVMNQGAEVRTVEGLAEGDKLHPMQEAFLTCDALQCGYCTPGQIMSAVGLMSEPCGPADDDVREAMSGNICRCSAYPNIIAAIQQVRQNAKQ
- a CDS encoding FAD binding domain-containing protein, whose translation is MNPFQYEQAQELSSGAERVRRTPEATFLAGGTTLLDLMKLGVEKPAVLVDVRKLPLAQVEELPDGGLRLGALARNSDVAFHPLVKERYPLLSQALLAGASAQLRNMATVGGNVMQRTRCSYFRDTSTRCNKREPGTGCSALEGINRGHAVLGVSEACIATHPSDMAVALAALGATVRVKGDKGERSIPFTDFHLLPGTTPQRETVLEHGELILSVDVPALPAAKQSLYIKVRDRASYAFALASVAAALEVKNGRIEQARLALGGVGTKPWRVPAAEAKLVGQAPSPEVFQAAAAAALEGAQPREHNGFKVELARRLVVRALTVLGGRS